One Poecilia reticulata strain Guanapo linkage group LG4, Guppy_female_1.0+MT, whole genome shotgun sequence genomic window carries:
- the LOC103463929 gene encoding homocysteine S-methyltransferase isoform X1, with product MSTMASSACIKRMILSDGPLILDGGLATELEARGAELQGDPLWSARLLHTNPQAIKETHYRFLLSGADVITTATYQASVQGFISHLGVSCDEARKLLMSGVHLAKEAVETFPSGDRSLLVAGSVGPYGAFLHDGSEYSGAYAQRMSVEELKLWHKAQVECLAAAGADLVAFETIPSIKEAQAVVELLREFPDCNAWLSFSCKDEKHISDGSPFADAVRLACRSPQLLAVGVNCCRPAVVEPLLDSARAALGPGVSWVVYPNSGEDWDIEQGWQRSERTAGWTPELSGAWLKQGAALLGGCCRIGPAHIAALRQQLKGSSTSSSDPADSNT from the exons a TGTCTACCATGGCTTCATCTGCGTGCATAAAACGGATGATACTCAGTGATGGTCCCTTGATCTTGGATGGTGGACTTGCAACTGAACTAGAGGCGCGTGGAGCTGAACTTCAG gGGGATCCTTTATGGAGCGCCAGGCTTTTGCACACGAACCCCCAGGCAATAAAGGAGACTCATTACAG GTTTCTCCTCAGCGGCGCTGACGTCATCACGACTGCAACGTACCAGGCGAGCGTCCAGGGATTCATCAGCCACCTGGGCGTGAGCTGTGATGAGGCCAGAAAGCTGCTGATGTCCGGAGTTCATCTGGCCAAAGAGGCGGTGGAGACTTTCCCCTCTG GGGACAGAAGCCTGCTGGTGGCTGGCTCCGTTGGGCCGTACGGAGCCTTCCTCCACGATGGATCGGAGTACAGCGGGGCGTACGCACAGAGGATGAGCGTAGAA GAGCTCAAACTGTGGCACAAAGCGCAGGTGGAGTGCTTGGCAGCAGCGGGGGCCGACCTCGTTGCTTTTGAGACCATCCCAAGCATCAAAGAGGCCCAGGCCGtggtggagctgctgagggAGTTCCCGGACTGCAATGCCTGGCTGTCGTTCTCCTGTAAG GACGAGAAGCACATTTCAGACGGCAGCCCGTTCGCGGACGCCGTTCGGCTGGCCTGCAGGTCGCCCCAGCTGCTCGCTGTGGGAGTCAACTGCTGCCGTCCGGCTGTGGTGGAGCCGCTGCTGGACTCGGCCAGGGCGGCCCTGGGCCCCGGCGTGAGCTGGGTGGTGTACCCAAACAGCGGGGAGGACTGGGACATCGAGCAGGG ATGGCAGAGGTCAGAGCGGACGGCAGGATGGACGCCTGAGCTGAGTGGCGCCTGGCTGAAGCAGGGAGCCGCTCTGTTAG GTGGCTGCTGCCGCATCGGTCCGGCTCACATCGCGGCGTTGAGGCAGCAGCTGAAAGGAAGCAGCACGTCTTCATCGGATCCGGCCGACAGCAACACATAA
- the LOC103463929 gene encoding homocysteine S-methyltransferase isoform X2: MASSACIKRMILSDGPLILDGGLATELEARGAELQGDPLWSARLLHTNPQAIKETHYRFLLSGADVITTATYQASVQGFISHLGVSCDEARKLLMSGVHLAKEAVETFPSGDRSLLVAGSVGPYGAFLHDGSEYSGAYAQRMSVEELKLWHKAQVECLAAAGADLVAFETIPSIKEAQAVVELLREFPDCNAWLSFSCKDEKHISDGSPFADAVRLACRSPQLLAVGVNCCRPAVVEPLLDSARAALGPGVSWVVYPNSGEDWDIEQGWQRSERTAGWTPELSGAWLKQGAALLGGCCRIGPAHIAALRQQLKGSSTSSSDPADSNT; encoded by the exons ATGGCTTCATCTGCGTGCATAAAACGGATGATACTCAGTGATGGTCCCTTGATCTTGGATGGTGGACTTGCAACTGAACTAGAGGCGCGTGGAGCTGAACTTCAG gGGGATCCTTTATGGAGCGCCAGGCTTTTGCACACGAACCCCCAGGCAATAAAGGAGACTCATTACAG GTTTCTCCTCAGCGGCGCTGACGTCATCACGACTGCAACGTACCAGGCGAGCGTCCAGGGATTCATCAGCCACCTGGGCGTGAGCTGTGATGAGGCCAGAAAGCTGCTGATGTCCGGAGTTCATCTGGCCAAAGAGGCGGTGGAGACTTTCCCCTCTG GGGACAGAAGCCTGCTGGTGGCTGGCTCCGTTGGGCCGTACGGAGCCTTCCTCCACGATGGATCGGAGTACAGCGGGGCGTACGCACAGAGGATGAGCGTAGAA GAGCTCAAACTGTGGCACAAAGCGCAGGTGGAGTGCTTGGCAGCAGCGGGGGCCGACCTCGTTGCTTTTGAGACCATCCCAAGCATCAAAGAGGCCCAGGCCGtggtggagctgctgagggAGTTCCCGGACTGCAATGCCTGGCTGTCGTTCTCCTGTAAG GACGAGAAGCACATTTCAGACGGCAGCCCGTTCGCGGACGCCGTTCGGCTGGCCTGCAGGTCGCCCCAGCTGCTCGCTGTGGGAGTCAACTGCTGCCGTCCGGCTGTGGTGGAGCCGCTGCTGGACTCGGCCAGGGCGGCCCTGGGCCCCGGCGTGAGCTGGGTGGTGTACCCAAACAGCGGGGAGGACTGGGACATCGAGCAGGG ATGGCAGAGGTCAGAGCGGACGGCAGGATGGACGCCTGAGCTGAGTGGCGCCTGGCTGAAGCAGGGAGCCGCTCTGTTAG GTGGCTGCTGCCGCATCGGTCCGGCTCACATCGCGGCGTTGAGGCAGCAGCTGAAAGGAAGCAGCACGTCTTCATCGGATCCGGCCGACAGCAACACATAA